A genomic region of Barnesiella viscericola DSM 18177 contains the following coding sequences:
- a CDS encoding chitobiase/beta-hexosaminidase C-terminal domain-containing protein: MKLTNFLLTAGILLTSYTAAFSQPNSFIEFNGTDQYAEIPSHEDFNIDANESFSITCWVNVDALINGQRFVSRRVLGENPQTTGYELWGGGSSTQYYAVNTPVAGESGNIFSDWCNVGTGTTGTWMHLAMVINRADNTVSLYRDGQQGNWKQNAALNSWTVVNNNPIYLGCGSTTGTPDHLMDGKLANVRFWSKALTAAEVAADMTATVGPDTEALIAAYDFANISGLTVPDISGHGHDATLSGFDPVGSDVAIYSATSKADTNFTGRGNTNEIASSMAVAITGQEGTYTFGNLSLDLTGTTNVQDITAIKVYMTDQNSFDPRKAGEAELLGTCTPTENTVECALTGESPVGTKYLWVTFDVSETAAEGNRVAIKPTMLDEKAVSAITTGSREILLGRTLLFAPGDYGSVAYRIPGIITAWDGSLVAITDKRKYNQSDIPEDIDIVVRRSTDNGKTWSEPVTMAQGTGQYHGYGDAAIVRTNTENELLCIFIGGNGLFASTTSNRIRTYISRSTDNGQSWSAPQDITDQIFRGERASWTASFCAAGNGLKTRNGVLMFVAAMRHDSGNTLYNHVVYSNDNGVTWNVSNCAMVGGDESKVVELNDGRILMSVRRQSKGARYYTISDNVPSTTEAVSWTQKNTSTVSSWAEMVEPACNGDIVRYTSTLDGYDKDRILHTLPNDGANRQNLTVFLSYDEGRTWSVKKSICPTGSAYSSIAILEDGTIGVYAEENYNTDKYSTYFMNFSLDWLTNQADTYIEPGVEAVAAPVFSVPAGYYTEAQTLEITTATEGAQIYYTLDGSTPTANSTLYEDPITLSETVTVNAIAMKEGMSNSVMTSAEYTFLTEWEHPTGTIHDTESRYVTSATTTGAVEDLNYTLSSKPSTVFIDTQSAFTVEAGQEFTLRVQCTEQMIWCHAVLFADWNRDFDFDDEGEMITKVGIDSYEDTDQTLSANGNTMMKDFSVNITVPAEAKVAETRLRIQFSDAWHNKSAHEHTAMDNIDKGGCYDFVMNIEPSSDLPSGIDDDRTAHTMVYPTLFTEGVTLFATGNGEARIFDLAGRLLSRVEVSEGENYIEGTTLPAGSLIMVVTTDEGTKSFRVVKK; this comes from the coding sequence ATGAAGTTAACCAATTTCTTATTGACCGCAGGTATACTGTTGACGAGCTACACTGCGGCTTTTTCTCAGCCTAATAGCTTTATCGAGTTTAATGGGACTGACCAGTATGCTGAGATTCCTTCGCACGAAGATTTTAACATCGATGCGAATGAAAGTTTTTCGATCACTTGTTGGGTTAATGTCGATGCATTGATAAATGGCCAACGGTTCGTCTCTCGCCGGGTACTGGGAGAGAATCCCCAAACCACGGGCTATGAATTGTGGGGCGGCGGCAGCAGCACGCAGTACTATGCTGTGAATACGCCTGTTGCCGGGGAGAGTGGCAATATTTTCTCCGACTGGTGTAACGTAGGAACAGGAACAACAGGTACTTGGATGCACTTGGCCATGGTTATCAACCGGGCCGACAATACGGTATCTCTTTATCGCGATGGCCAGCAGGGCAATTGGAAGCAAAATGCTGCACTTAATTCGTGGACCGTGGTCAACAACAACCCCATTTATTTGGGCTGTGGTTCTACTACTGGCACACCCGATCATCTGATGGACGGTAAGTTGGCCAATGTTCGTTTTTGGAGCAAGGCCTTGACTGCCGCCGAGGTGGCCGCCGATATGACTGCTACGGTCGGGCCTGATACCGAAGCCTTGATTGCCGCTTACGACTTTGCCAACATATCGGGTTTGACTGTCCCCGACATCAGCGGCCATGGTCACGATGCTACCCTTTCGGGATTCGATCCCGTGGGCTCGGACGTTGCCATTTATTCGGCTACCTCCAAAGCCGATACCAACTTTACCGGACGCGGAAATACCAACGAGATTGCCTCTTCGATGGCCGTTGCTATTACCGGGCAAGAGGGTACCTATACGTTCGGTAACCTTTCGCTCGATTTGACCGGTACGACCAACGTACAGGATATTACCGCTATCAAGGTATACATGACCGATCAAAATTCGTTCGATCCCCGCAAGGCCGGTGAGGCTGAACTTTTGGGAACTTGTACCCCCACCGAAAACACCGTAGAGTGTGCGCTTACTGGCGAAAGTCCCGTAGGAACCAAGTATCTGTGGGTAACTTTCGATGTGTCCGAGACGGCTGCCGAGGGTAACCGCGTAGCCATCAAGCCCACCATGCTCGACGAGAAAGCCGTGAGCGCCATAACCACGGGCAGCCGTGAAATTCTGTTGGGCCGTACCCTGCTTTTCGCCCCCGGCGATTATGGTTCGGTGGCTTACCGTATCCCCGGCATCATTACGGCTTGGGACGGTTCGCTTGTAGCCATTACCGACAAACGGAAATATAACCAGAGTGATATTCCCGAGGATATTGATATCGTGGTGCGCCGCAGTACCGACAACGGTAAGACATGGAGCGAGCCTGTAACTATGGCACAAGGTACGGGCCAGTATCATGGCTATGGCGACGCCGCTATCGTAAGAACCAATACCGAGAATGAATTGCTCTGCATCTTCATCGGTGGCAACGGACTGTTTGCCTCGACGACTTCCAACCGTATCAGAACCTATATCTCGCGCAGTACCGACAATGGCCAATCGTGGAGTGCCCCCCAAGATATTACCGACCAGATTTTCAGAGGCGAGCGTGCTTCGTGGACTGCTTCGTTCTGCGCTGCCGGTAACGGTTTGAAAACCCGCAACGGTGTGCTGATGTTTGTGGCTGCCATGCGTCACGATTCGGGTAATACACTTTACAATCATGTGGTTTATTCGAATGATAACGGTGTGACATGGAATGTATCGAATTGTGCTATGGTAGGCGGTGACGAATCGAAAGTGGTAGAGCTGAACGACGGCCGCATCTTGATGAGTGTCCGTCGCCAGTCGAAGGGTGCCCGCTATTACACGATTTCGGACAATGTACCCTCGACGACCGAGGCCGTTAGCTGGACTCAAAAAAACACCTCTACCGTCAGCTCGTGGGCCGAGATGGTTGAGCCCGCCTGCAACGGCGATATCGTAAGATACACTTCGACGCTCGACGGTTATGACAAGGACCGTATCCTCCACACGTTGCCCAACGATGGTGCCAATCGGCAGAACCTCACCGTGTTCCTGAGCTACGACGAAGGACGTACCTGGTCGGTGAAGAAGTCGATTTGTCCTACCGGATCGGCCTATTCGTCGATTGCTATTCTCGAAGACGGTACGATAGGAGTCTATGCCGAGGAGAATTACAATACCGACAAGTACAGTACCTATTTTATGAACTTCTCGCTCGACTGGCTCACCAATCAGGCCGATACCTATATTGAACCTGGTGTTGAAGCCGTAGCCGCTCCTGTATTCTCGGTTCCTGCCGGATATTATACTGAGGCTCAGACCTTGGAGATAACTACTGCCACCGAAGGTGCTCAAATCTACTATACGCTTGATGGTTCTACTCCCACGGCCAACTCGACGCTGTATGAGGACCCCATCACCCTGAGTGAGACCGTTACCGTCAATGCCATCGCCATGAAAGAGGGTATGTCGAACAGTGTGATGACCTCGGCCGAGTACACCTTCCTGACCGAATGGGAACACCCCACGGGAACGATTCACGATACAGAATCTCGTTATGTGACCTCGGCCACGACGACCGGTGCCGTTGAGGACCTCAACTATACGCTTTCGTCCAAACCGTCGACCGTATTTATCGACACCCAGTCGGCCTTTACGGTAGAAGCCGGTCAGGAGTTTACCCTGCGTGTACAGTGTACCGAGCAGATGATTTGGTGCCATGCCGTACTCTTTGCCGACTGGAATCGCGACTTCGATTTCGACGATGAAGGTGAGATGATTACCAAGGTAGGTATCGACTCTTATGAGGACACTGATCAAACTTTGTCAGCAAACGGTAATACGATGATGAAAGACTTCTCGGTCAATATTACGGTGCCTGCCGAAGCCAAAGTGGCCGAGACCCGTTTGAGAATCCAGTTCTCCGATGCCTGGCACAACAAGTCGGCTCACGAACACACCGCCATGGACAACATCGACAAGGGTGGTTGCTACGATTTCGTGATGAACATCGAGCCTTCCAGCGACCTGCCTTCGGGTATCGACGATGATCGTACCGCACACACGATGGTCTATCCCACGCTCTTTACCGAGGGTGTAACCCTGTTTGCCACAGGCAATGGCGAAGCTCGCATCTTCGACCTGGCCGGCCGGTTGTTGAGCCGTGTCGAGGTGAGCGAAGGTGAGAACTACATCGAGGGAACCACTCTCCCCGCCGGTAGCCTGATTATGGTTGTGACGACGGACGAAGGCACCAAGAGTTTCCGCGTAGTGAAGAAATAA
- the nifJ gene encoding pyruvate:ferredoxin (flavodoxin) oxidoreductase, with the protein MSKQKKFLTCDGNQAAAHISYMFSEVAAIYPITPSSTMAEYVDEWAAAGRKNIFGETVLVQEMQSEGGAAGAVHGSLQAGALTTTYTASQGLLLMIPNMYKIAGELLPCVFHVSARTLASHSLSIFGDHQDVMSTRQTGFAMLCEGSVQEVMDLAGVAHLSTIRSRVPFVNFFDGFRTSHEIQKIEALDNEDLAPLIDQEALAEFRARALNPEKPVMRGMAENPDTFFQHREASNKFYEAVPAIVEDYMQKINEITGRDYHLFNYYGAEDADRVIIAMGSVTEAAREAIDYLMAKGEKVGLVAVHLYRPFSAEHFLSVMPKTVKRVAVLDRTKEPGSNGEPLYLDVKDVFYGKADAPLIVGGRYGLASKDTTPTQILSVYENLALPEPKNHFTIGIVDDVTFTSLPPKEELALGGEGMFEAKFYGLGADGTVGANKNSVKIIGDNTDKYCQAYFSYDSKKSGGFTCSHLRFGDTPIRSTYLVNTPNFVACHVQAYLHMYDVLRGIRPNGTFLLNTIWTADELVKHLPNNVKRTLAQKNISFYTINATKIAQEIGLGNRTNTILQSAFFRITEVIPVDLAIEQMKKFIVKSYGKKGEDVVNKNYAAVDRGGEYEKVAVDPAWANLPDDEVVESKAPEFVEKVVKVINAQAGDDLPVSAFSGIEDGTWPAGTAKYEKRGVSTFVPVWNNQNCIQCNKCAYVCPHASIRPFVLDADELAASPFKEGETLEMKVPATMKGMHFRMQVDVLDCLGCGNCVDVCPGNKNGKALSMVDLESQLSEAPRWDYCADHVKSKQHLVDIKSNVKNSQFATPLFEFSGACSGCGETPYVKLISQLFGDREMVSNATGCSSIYSGSIPSTPYTTNEKGKGVAWANSLFEDFCEFGLGMTLAVEKMRDRLEKLMKQAIESDGCPAETKELFADWIANREDTDRTVELEAKITPIVKANADKCDICKEIASLSQYLIKKSQWIIGGDGASYDIGFGGLDHVLASGKNVNVLVLDTEVYSNTGGQASKATPMGAIAKFAASGKRVRKKDLGLIASTYGYVYCAQVAMGADQAQTLKAIREAEAYNGPSIIIAYAPCINHGLKAGMGKAQAEEAAAVACGYWHLWRYNPELEAEGKNPFTLDSKEPDWSKFQDFLKGEVRFASVMKQYPNEAAELFKAAEDNAKWRYNNYRRLAKQQWGVEQED; encoded by the coding sequence ATGAGTAAACAAAAAAAATTCTTAACCTGTGATGGTAACCAAGCCGCTGCACATATCTCGTATATGTTTTCCGAGGTGGCTGCCATCTATCCTATCACTCCCTCTTCGACGATGGCCGAGTATGTAGACGAATGGGCTGCTGCCGGACGTAAAAACATCTTTGGCGAGACCGTTCTCGTGCAGGAGATGCAATCCGAGGGTGGTGCTGCCGGAGCCGTTCATGGTTCTTTGCAGGCTGGTGCCTTGACGACTACTTACACCGCATCGCAAGGCCTTTTGCTGATGATTCCCAACATGTACAAGATTGCCGGTGAGTTGCTGCCCTGTGTGTTCCATGTATCGGCTCGTACATTGGCTTCTCACTCACTCTCTATTTTCGGTGACCACCAAGATGTGATGTCGACCCGTCAGACCGGTTTCGCCATGTTGTGCGAAGGTTCGGTACAAGAGGTAATGGATTTGGCCGGTGTTGCCCACCTGTCGACCATTCGTTCGCGTGTGCCCTTCGTCAACTTCTTCGACGGATTCCGTACTTCGCACGAGATTCAGAAAATCGAGGCTCTCGATAACGAAGATCTGGCTCCGCTCATCGACCAGGAGGCCTTGGCCGAGTTCCGTGCCCGCGCTTTGAACCCCGAGAAACCGGTTATGCGCGGTATGGCCGAGAACCCCGATACCTTCTTCCAACACCGCGAAGCCTCCAACAAGTTCTACGAGGCCGTGCCCGCTATCGTGGAAGACTATATGCAGAAGATCAACGAAATCACAGGTCGTGACTATCACCTGTTCAACTACTACGGTGCCGAAGATGCCGATCGCGTAATCATCGCCATGGGTTCGGTAACCGAGGCTGCCCGCGAAGCCATCGACTACCTCATGGCCAAAGGCGAGAAGGTAGGTTTGGTAGCCGTTCACCTGTATCGTCCTTTCTCGGCCGAGCACTTCCTGTCCGTGATGCCCAAGACGGTAAAACGCGTGGCTGTTCTCGACCGTACCAAAGAGCCCGGCTCGAACGGCGAACCGCTCTACCTCGATGTCAAGGACGTATTCTACGGCAAGGCCGATGCCCCGCTTATCGTAGGCGGTCGTTACGGTTTGGCCTCGAAAGATACCACTCCCACGCAAATCCTCTCGGTATACGAGAACCTCGCTTTGCCCGAGCCTAAAAATCACTTCACCATCGGTATCGTCGACGACGTTACCTTCACCTCGCTGCCCCCGAAAGAGGAGCTTGCCCTTGGTGGCGAAGGTATGTTCGAAGCCAAATTCTATGGCTTGGGTGCCGACGGTACGGTAGGAGCCAACAAGAACTCGGTAAAAATCATCGGCGACAACACCGACAAATATTGCCAGGCTTATTTCTCGTACGACTCGAAGAAATCGGGTGGTTTCACCTGCTCGCACCTGCGTTTCGGCGATACCCCCATTCGTTCGACCTATCTGGTAAATACGCCTAACTTCGTTGCCTGTCACGTTCAGGCCTACTTGCACATGTACGACGTATTGCGCGGTATCCGTCCTAACGGTACCTTCCTGCTCAATACCATCTGGACGGCCGACGAGCTGGTAAAACACTTGCCCAACAACGTAAAACGCACGTTGGCTCAGAAGAACATCTCGTTCTATACCATCAACGCTACCAAGATTGCTCAGGAAATCGGGTTGGGCAACCGCACCAACACCATTCTGCAATCGGCCTTCTTCCGCATCACAGAGGTTATCCCCGTCGACCTGGCCATCGAGCAGATGAAGAAATTCATCGTGAAGTCGTATGGCAAGAAGGGCGAAGATGTGGTAAACAAGAACTATGCTGCCGTTGACCGTGGCGGTGAATACGAAAAAGTGGCCGTAGATCCCGCATGGGCCAACCTCCCCGACGACGAAGTCGTAGAGAGCAAAGCTCCCGAATTTGTCGAGAAGGTAGTGAAAGTCATCAACGCACAGGCCGGCGACGACCTGCCCGTATCGGCCTTCTCGGGTATCGAGGACGGTACCTGGCCTGCCGGAACCGCCAAATATGAGAAACGCGGTGTGTCGACCTTCGTACCGGTATGGAACAATCAGAACTGTATCCAATGTAACAAGTGTGCCTACGTTTGTCCTCACGCTTCGATTCGTCCGTTCGTTCTCGATGCAGACGAGCTCGCCGCTTCTCCTTTCAAAGAGGGCGAGACGCTCGAGATGAAGGTGCCCGCCACGATGAAGGGTATGCACTTCCGCATGCAGGTCGACGTGCTTGACTGTCTGGGTTGCGGCAACTGCGTCGATGTATGTCCGGGCAACAAGAACGGCAAGGCCCTTTCGATGGTCGACCTCGAAAGTCAGTTGAGCGAAGCTCCCCGCTGGGACTATTGCGCCGACCACGTGAAGAGCAAACAACACCTGGTAGACATCAAGTCGAATGTGAAGAACTCGCAGTTTGCCACTCCGCTGTTTGAATTCTCGGGAGCCTGCTCGGGTTGCGGTGAGACACCGTATGTGAAACTGATTTCGCAACTCTTCGGCGACCGCGAAATGGTATCCAACGCCACGGGTTGTTCGTCGATCTACTCGGGTTCGATTCCTTCGACTCCTTATACCACCAACGAGAAAGGCAAAGGTGTGGCTTGGGCCAACTCGCTGTTCGAGGATTTCTGCGAATTTGGTCTGGGTATGACGCTCGCCGTAGAGAAGATGCGCGACCGTCTGGAAAAACTCATGAAACAGGCTATCGAAAGTGACGGCTGCCCGGCCGAAACGAAGGAGCTCTTTGCCGACTGGATTGCCAATCGGGAAGACACCGATCGCACCGTCGAGCTCGAAGCCAAGATTACACCTATCGTAAAAGCCAATGCCGACAAGTGCGACATCTGCAAGGAGATTGCTTCGCTCAGCCAGTACCTCATCAAGAAATCGCAATGGATTATCGGTGGTGACGGTGCTTCGTACGATATCGGTTTCGGCGGTCTCGACCACGTATTGGCATCGGGCAAGAATGTCAACGTACTGGTACTCGATACCGAGGTTTACTCCAACACCGGTGGTCAGGCCTCGAAGGCAACCCCGATGGGAGCCATCGCCAAGTTTGCCGCTTCGGGTAAACGCGTCCGCAAGAAAGACCTGGGGCTTATCGCTTCGACCTACGGCTATGTATATTGTGCACAAGTAGCCATGGGTGCCGACCAGGCTCAGACCTTGAAGGCTATCCGTGAAGCCGAGGCTTACAACGGACCTTCGATCATCATCGCCTATGCACCCTGTATCAACCACGGCTTGAAAGCCGGTATGGGTAAGGCTCAGGCCGAAGAGGCTGCTGCCGTAGCTTGCGGTTACTGGCACCTGTGGCGTTACAACCCCGAGTTGGAAGCCGAGGGCAAGAACCCCTTCACGCTCGACAGCAAAGAGCCCGACTGGTCGAAGTTCCAAGACTTCCTCAAAGGTGAGGTTCGTTTTGCTTCGGTGATGAAACAATATCCTAATGAAGCAGCCGAACTGTTCAAAGCAGCCGAAGACAATGCCAAATGGCGTTACAACAATTACCGTCGTCTGGCCAAACAGCAATGGGGTGTAGAACAGGAAGATTAA